One Granulicella sp. 5B5 DNA window includes the following coding sequences:
- a CDS encoding type II toxin-antitoxin system RelE/ParE family toxin, whose protein sequence is MIESWRDAWLREFFVNDTYSKELPSELRDRVFRKLQMIDDATCDADLRVPPSNRFERLSGRLEGFRSIRVNERWRLIFKWDGSDVRDIYLDDHSYR, encoded by the coding sequence ATGATCGAGAGCTGGCGCGATGCGTGGTTGCGAGAGTTCTTTGTCAACGATACCTACTCGAAGGAACTGCCATCAGAGCTGCGGGATCGCGTCTTTCGGAAGCTGCAGATGATCGACGATGCGACGTGCGATGCCGATTTGCGCGTCCCTCCGAGCAATCGCTTTGAACGCTTGAGCGGTCGGCTGGAGGGCTTCCGCTCGATCCGCGTGAATGAACGCTGGAGGCTGATCTTCAAGTGGGACGGGAGTGATGTTCGAGATATTTATCTCGACGATCACTCGTATCGGTAG
- a CDS encoding HigA family addiction module antitoxin, whose protein sequence is MLLTKRRPVSVGEILTEEFLEPLGLTQSEFAVRTGLPRKHVNELCRDRRAVTADTALILARVFGNSADFWLNTQRRMDLWEALNTPKRAERIARATPLNMKSKRANAA, encoded by the coding sequence ATGCTGCTGACGAAGAGGCGACCGGTATCTGTAGGGGAGATTCTGACGGAAGAGTTTCTGGAGCCGCTTGGGCTGACGCAGAGCGAGTTTGCGGTTCGGACGGGGCTGCCGCGCAAGCATGTGAATGAGCTGTGCCGCGACCGGCGCGCGGTTACTGCCGACACGGCGCTGATCCTTGCGAGAGTGTTTGGGAATTCTGCCGATTTTTGGCTGAACACGCAGCGACGAATGGATCTGTGGGAGGCGCTGAATACTCCGAAGCGAGCCGAACGCATAGCCAGAGCGACTCCTCTGAACATGAAGTCCAAGCGGGCGAATGCGGCTTAG
- the mutM gene encoding bifunctional DNA-formamidopyrimidine glycosylase/DNA-(apurinic or apyrimidinic site) lyase, translating to MPELPEVETVANGVDARIRGQRILRVWTSGKPQTFKSPESEIVDALTNGRIDRVRRVGKTIVANIVRPKKEQAPQPTQLLIHLGMTGRLLVSQPEVPLPPHTHLVLSLADTRELRFVDPRRFGRLSIMHEPYLGPGAEPTTISPGDFAVLFKGRKLAIKAALLNQSILHGVGNIYADESLFRAGIRPRRQAGRLTHAELHKLHAALQQVLAHAIKLGGSSVSDYVDADGIRGFFQLEHKVYSRAGQPCHDCKTPLKKIIVGGRTTIYCPTCQR from the coding sequence GTGCCCGAGCTCCCCGAAGTAGAAACCGTCGCCAACGGAGTCGACGCCCGCATCCGCGGCCAGCGTATCCTCCGCGTCTGGACCAGCGGCAAACCCCAGACCTTCAAATCCCCCGAGTCCGAGATCGTCGATGCCCTCACCAACGGCCGCATCGACCGCGTCCGCCGCGTCGGCAAAACCATCGTCGCCAACATCGTCCGCCCAAAGAAGGAGCAAGCCCCGCAACCCACGCAGCTCCTCATCCACCTCGGCATGACCGGCCGCCTGCTCGTCTCTCAACCCGAGGTCCCGCTCCCGCCCCACACCCACCTCGTGCTCTCACTCGCCGACACCCGCGAGCTCCGCTTCGTCGATCCCCGCCGCTTCGGCCGCCTCTCTATCATGCACGAGCCCTACCTCGGCCCCGGCGCCGAACCCACCACCATCTCACCCGGCGACTTCGCCGTCCTCTTCAAAGGCCGCAAGCTCGCCATCAAGGCCGCGCTCCTCAACCAATCCATCCTGCACGGCGTCGGCAATATCTACGCCGACGAGAGCCTCTTCCGCGCCGGCATCCGCCCGCGCCGACAGGCAGGCCGCCTCACCCACGCCGAACTCCACAAGCTTCACGCAGCGCTGCAGCAGGTCCTCGCCCATGCCATCAAACTCGGCGGCTCCTCCGTCTCCGATTACGTCGACGCCGACGGCATCCGCGGCTTCTTCCAGCTCGAACACAAGGTCTACAGCCGCGCCGGCCAACCCTGCCACGACTGCAAAACCCCACTCAAGAAAATCATCGTAGGCGGCCGCACCACCATCTACTGCCCCACCTGCCAGCGCTAA
- a CDS encoding lipopolysaccharide biosynthesis protein, translating to MDVSSEAKIAPVSRDRSAVKRRLAAGFSVNVFSRGVSTLVQLVSVPIFLKHWGADLYGEWLLLNSVPSSLALSDIGFGSTASNEMTMLMAVGKQAEALEVFQSVLALTTAISATIGAAFLALVWYLPWDRWLHTYSISKHDTRMVILLLVLSTLLTMQEQLFQGAFRCVSKYVLGTFLKSLVLLASFIAVSGVVLFGGDVLQTAWAYFWVNAVGTLFLWMALRREVPWIRFGFEHARMESLKRLWMPSVSFLALPLGNIVNLQGMLLVVGHVLGPAAVAIFSTARTVSRVAVQFMNIISNTIWPELSTAVGADDWQLARAIHRRACQISIGIGLAIVLAMAAVGPWIWRRWTLHAFPTDTVLLDLMLLLVIFSSLWMTSLTALVATNQHQRITPVYLSATFGALGLAWVLAHPFGLRGAAVALIGGEIVIASTVLRTSLKFLGDTFGGFARSMFQVPRLRGGPREATVVE from the coding sequence GTGGATGTGAGCAGTGAGGCGAAGATCGCGCCGGTGAGCCGTGATCGGTCGGCAGTGAAACGGCGGCTGGCGGCTGGGTTCAGCGTGAATGTCTTCAGTCGTGGTGTGTCCACGCTAGTGCAGCTGGTAAGCGTGCCGATCTTTCTGAAGCACTGGGGAGCGGACCTGTATGGCGAGTGGCTGCTGCTGAACTCGGTGCCGAGCAGTTTGGCACTGAGTGATATCGGGTTTGGGTCGACTGCCAGCAATGAGATGACCATGCTGATGGCGGTGGGCAAGCAGGCCGAGGCGCTGGAGGTGTTCCAGAGCGTGCTAGCCCTGACGACGGCGATCAGCGCGACGATTGGCGCGGCATTCCTGGCTCTGGTGTGGTATCTGCCGTGGGACCGTTGGCTGCACACCTACAGCATCTCCAAGCACGACACGCGGATGGTGATTCTGCTGCTGGTGCTGAGCACGCTGCTGACGATGCAGGAGCAGCTGTTTCAAGGGGCGTTCCGATGCGTGTCGAAGTATGTGCTGGGCACGTTTTTGAAGAGCCTGGTACTGCTGGCGAGCTTCATTGCAGTGAGCGGTGTGGTGCTGTTTGGCGGCGATGTGCTGCAGACGGCGTGGGCGTACTTCTGGGTGAATGCGGTGGGGACGCTGTTTCTGTGGATGGCGCTGCGGCGCGAGGTGCCGTGGATACGGTTTGGGTTTGAGCATGCGAGGATGGAGTCGCTGAAGCGGCTGTGGATGCCGTCGGTGTCGTTTCTGGCGCTGCCGCTGGGGAACATCGTGAACCTGCAGGGGATGCTGCTGGTGGTGGGGCATGTGCTGGGGCCGGCGGCGGTGGCGATCTTTTCGACGGCGCGGACGGTAAGCCGCGTGGCGGTGCAGTTCATGAACATCATCAGCAATACGATCTGGCCGGAGCTTTCGACGGCGGTGGGGGCGGATGACTGGCAGCTGGCGCGGGCGATCCACCGGCGCGCGTGCCAGATTTCTATCGGCATCGGATTGGCGATTGTGCTGGCGATGGCAGCGGTGGGGCCGTGGATATGGCGGCGGTGGACGCTGCATGCGTTCCCGACAGATACCGTGCTGCTGGACCTGATGCTGCTGCTGGTGATCTTCTCGTCGCTGTGGATGACGAGCCTGACGGCGCTGGTGGCGACCAACCAGCACCAGCGGATTACGCCGGTGTACCTTTCCGCCACGTTTGGGGCGCTGGGACTGGCGTGGGTGCTGGCGCATCCGTTTGGACTGCGCGGTGCGGCGGTGGCGCTGATCGGCGGGGAGATCGTGATCGCGTCGACGGTGCTGCGGACGAGCCTGAAGTTTCTGGGCGATACGTTTGGCGGCTTTGCGCGGAGCATGTTTCAGGTGCCGAGGTTGCGGGGTGGGCCGCGAGAGGCTACGGTGGTGGAGTAG
- a CDS encoding DUF1572 family protein — translation MSDAAVSKGVVTFAAKQMRKTERDILRCVDQLSEEQVWARGGEWENSVGNLLLHLEGNMRQWILHGIGGKPDVRERDAEFALAVTVSAAEARAKFSTTVEESCKVIEAVAPERLLEVIDPQPGGTWRHPTVLEAILLVEGHVRQHMGQIVVLAKQMLAKDLDLSMPRKR, via the coding sequence ATGAGCGATGCGGCGGTTTCAAAGGGTGTGGTGACGTTTGCGGCGAAGCAGATGCGGAAGACAGAGCGGGACATTCTGCGGTGCGTCGATCAGCTGAGCGAGGAGCAGGTTTGGGCGCGTGGTGGGGAGTGGGAGAACTCGGTTGGGAATCTGCTGCTGCATCTTGAGGGGAACATGAGGCAGTGGATTCTGCACGGGATTGGCGGGAAGCCGGATGTGCGGGAGCGCGATGCCGAGTTTGCTCTGGCCGTGACGGTGAGTGCTGCGGAGGCGCGAGCGAAGTTTTCGACGACGGTCGAGGAGTCGTGCAAGGTGATTGAGGCGGTGGCACCGGAGCGGCTGCTGGAGGTGATCGATCCGCAGCCGGGTGGGACGTGGCGGCATCCGACGGTGCTGGAGGCGATCCTGCTGGTGGAGGGGCACGTGCGGCAGCATATGGGACAGATCGTGGTGCTGGCCAAGCAGATGCTGGCGAAGGACCTGGATTTGAGCATGCCGAGGAAGCGGTAA
- a CDS encoding adenylosuccinate synthase gives MSQSSSVSAKAKRPSAVILGAQWGDEGKGKIVDVLSEKFDIVARYAGGHNAGHTVIIHGKKIVLQLIPCGVLRPECKGVIGNGVVFDPQAFLNEVKKLKEAGLPAYDPAAKQLFVSNRAQVILPYHRMIELAAETAPGRQTIGTTRRGIGPAYEDKIHRNGLRVVDLLNTSLLRTHINNACHEKNTIAHALFGTEPLDPKQMYEEYARLADQIAPFVADTAVLLNDAIRDGKNVMFEGAQGALLDIDHGTYPFVTSSSSTAGGAVTGTGVGPTKIGTVIGVTKAYVTRVGEGPFPTQDDGVMGELLARRGNEFGAVTGRPRRCGWLDLPLLRYSNMINSTEWLVVTKMDVMDECPEIPVCTGYKIDGKVTDVIPADIVGFKKIEPVYTTMKGWMAPTEGITEYDKLPKLAQEYLEFVERESGAKIGMISTGPDRVQTMTQLAFAEMLG, from the coding sequence GTGAGCCAGTCTTCCAGCGTTTCTGCCAAAGCCAAGCGTCCGTCTGCCGTCATCCTTGGAGCCCAGTGGGGCGATGAAGGGAAGGGCAAGATCGTCGATGTCCTGAGTGAGAAGTTTGATATTGTTGCGCGGTATGCGGGTGGGCATAACGCCGGGCATACGGTGATCATCCACGGCAAGAAGATCGTGCTGCAGCTGATTCCGTGCGGCGTTCTGCGCCCGGAGTGCAAGGGCGTGATCGGCAATGGTGTTGTTTTCGATCCGCAGGCGTTTTTGAACGAGGTGAAGAAGCTGAAGGAGGCCGGGTTGCCGGCGTATGATCCGGCGGCGAAGCAGCTTTTTGTGTCGAACCGGGCGCAGGTGATTCTGCCGTATCACCGGATGATCGAGCTGGCGGCGGAGACGGCTCCGGGGCGGCAGACGATTGGGACCACGCGGCGTGGCATTGGGCCAGCGTATGAGGACAAGATCCATCGCAACGGGCTGCGGGTGGTGGACCTGCTGAACACTTCACTGCTGAGGACGCACATCAACAATGCGTGCCATGAGAAGAACACAATCGCTCATGCGCTGTTTGGGACGGAGCCGCTGGACCCGAAGCAGATGTATGAGGAGTACGCACGGCTGGCCGACCAGATCGCTCCTTTTGTGGCGGACACGGCGGTGCTACTGAACGATGCGATCCGGGATGGAAAAAACGTGATGTTTGAGGGCGCGCAAGGGGCGCTGCTGGACATCGACCATGGGACGTATCCGTTTGTGACGAGCTCGTCGTCGACGGCGGGCGGCGCGGTGACGGGTACAGGCGTGGGGCCGACGAAGATTGGCACCGTGATTGGCGTGACAAAGGCCTATGTGACGCGTGTGGGCGAAGGGCCCTTCCCGACGCAGGACGATGGCGTTATGGGTGAATTGCTGGCCCGGCGCGGCAACGAGTTTGGCGCGGTGACTGGGCGTCCGCGGCGTTGTGGTTGGCTGGATCTGCCGCTGCTGCGCTATTCGAACATGATCAATTCGACCGAGTGGCTGGTTGTGACCAAGATGGATGTGATGGACGAGTGCCCGGAGATTCCGGTGTGCACGGGGTACAAGATAGACGGCAAGGTGACGGACGTGATTCCGGCGGACATCGTCGGGTTCAAGAAGATTGAGCCGGTGTATACGACGATGAAGGGTTGGATGGCGCCGACTGAAGGGATTACAGAGTACGATAAGCTGCCGAAGCTGGCGCAGGAGTACCTGGAGTTCGTGGAGCGCGAGAGCGGGGCGAAGATCGGTATGATCTCGACCGGACCGGACCGGGTGCAGACGATGACGCAGCTGGCGTTTGCCGAGATGCTGGGTTAG
- a CDS encoding putative quinol monooxygenase, with product MAMVSFTVRMTFRAEDRAEIAEALRVLAVESRKEPGCVSYVPHTVESSPDTVLIYEQYMDEAAVEHHRGTAHFAKYAIGGLYQKMLERQVEVLVALA from the coding sequence ATGGCGATGGTTAGTTTTACGGTGCGGATGACGTTTCGGGCAGAGGACCGCGCGGAGATTGCGGAGGCCCTGCGGGTGCTGGCGGTGGAGTCGCGGAAGGAGCCGGGGTGCGTGAGTTATGTTCCGCATACGGTGGAGAGCAGCCCGGATACGGTGCTGATCTATGAGCAGTACATGGATGAGGCCGCGGTAGAGCACCATCGGGGGACGGCGCACTTTGCGAAGTATGCCATCGGCGGGTTGTACCAGAAGATGCTGGAGCGGCAGGTTGAGGTGCTGGTCGCACTTGCGTAA
- a CDS encoding nuclear transport factor 2 family protein, protein MIRPVRVRTACLMAMAVIAVLGVRGTVRAEGQAGSTAHEHKRTLHPKRAEREEVEALEHQWEKAMLAGDVATMDRLLSDDYLGVTITGDLLTKNQQLDRMRDRQLMMTKLQTTESRIKLIGHIAIVTSLAQISGQMDGKAVDGSFRYTRVYQRLSNGSWRITSFEATRVQPGYRLGQHPDSETGQE, encoded by the coding sequence ATGATTCGACCCGTCCGAGTACGAACGGCCTGCCTGATGGCGATGGCGGTGATAGCCGTGTTAGGGGTTCGTGGCACGGTGCGGGCGGAAGGTCAGGCCGGCTCGACAGCGCATGAGCACAAACGGACGCTGCACCCGAAGCGGGCCGAGCGCGAAGAGGTGGAGGCGCTGGAGCACCAGTGGGAGAAGGCGATGCTGGCCGGCGATGTGGCGACGATGGACCGGCTGCTCTCGGACGACTACCTGGGCGTGACCATCACGGGCGATCTGCTGACCAAGAACCAGCAGCTGGACCGGATGCGCGACCGGCAGCTGATGATGACCAAGCTGCAGACGACGGAGTCGCGGATTAAGCTGATTGGGCATATTGCGATTGTGACGTCGCTGGCGCAGATCTCCGGGCAGATGGACGGCAAGGCGGTGGATGGGAGCTTCCGGTATACGCGGGTGTATCAGCGGCTGTCGAACGGGAGCTGGCGGATTACGAGCTTTGAGGCGACGCGGGTGCAGCCTGGGTATCGGCTGGGACAGCACCCTGATAGCGAGACCGGGCAAGAGTAG
- a CDS encoding HIT domain-containing protein: protein MTVLQSYTSHMSTGENPGTQRLWTPWRHAYVTADRSRQRPGVPPALDAFPGDLGCVFCNQIAAVDYAIAHNMPSDEAEAAVWLLERGPHGYLVLNAFPYNNGHVMAVPYIHQDSLAALPLHVAEDLLRLARRAERALRTVYHPHGLNIGLNLGEAAGAGIAQHLHLHAVPRWNGDNNFLAVLADTRTLPEMLHDSWQRLRTALAQDPFEKATFEAAPQAGIESFEPLASSLA, encoded by the coding sequence ATGACGGTACTTCAGTCCTATACTTCGCACATGAGCACCGGCGAAAACCCGGGAACGCAGCGGCTCTGGACCCCCTGGCGCCACGCCTACGTCACCGCCGACCGCAGCCGTCAGCGCCCCGGCGTGCCCCCGGCGCTCGACGCCTTCCCCGGCGACCTCGGCTGCGTCTTCTGCAACCAGATCGCCGCCGTCGACTACGCCATCGCCCACAACATGCCCTCCGACGAGGCGGAAGCCGCCGTCTGGCTCCTCGAACGCGGCCCCCACGGCTATCTCGTCCTCAACGCCTTTCCCTACAACAACGGCCACGTCATGGCCGTCCCTTACATTCACCAGGACTCCCTCGCCGCCCTCCCTCTGCACGTCGCCGAAGACCTCCTTCGCCTCGCACGTCGCGCCGAGCGTGCCCTCCGCACCGTCTACCACCCCCACGGCCTCAACATCGGCCTCAATCTCGGCGAAGCCGCCGGCGCCGGCATCGCCCAGCACCTGCATCTCCACGCCGTCCCCCGCTGGAACGGCGACAACAACTTCCTCGCCGTCCTCGCCGACACCCGTACCCTGCCCGAGATGCTCCACGACTCCTGGCAGCGCCTCCGCACCGCACTCGCGCAAGATCCCTTCGAAAAGGCCACATTCGAAGCCGCACCCCAGGCAGGCATTGAGTCCTTCGAGCCCCTCGCCTCTTCGCTCGCTTAG
- a CDS encoding 30S ribosomal protein S1 — MADHDHNSLSTESTALNTTLEPTAPEAAAETPTEVSTTPETVVAETAPAETAHVTDPIPAVPEPVSLEAAEEHEPEYSDEDFAKALESFDREQAAEKDAAQSLTAEEVVVTGTVVKITDKHMVVDIGLKSEGLIPLDQVVDHTGAPKFAVGDSIEVVVEREESEGGYLVSHEKALRHKVWDKLEEAANTKTPVKGMVVSRVKGGLTVDIGIKAFLPGSQVEVRPVRNLDGYIGTELEVRVIKLNKKRGNVVISRKEILEEEQNAKKAVTLSTLEEGSVFTGVVKNLTDYGAFVDMGGLDGLLHITDMSWGRLTHPRDLVNVGDEIQVKVLKFDKEKQRVSLGFKQLTPDPWLDAIERYPVGAQVRGRVLSVTDYGSFVELEQGIEGLVHVSEMTWSKRMKHPSKMVKPGDEVDTIILSVNPTDRRISLGMKQLQDNPWEALEDKYPVGAVIEGRVRNLTDFGAFIEIEDGIDGLVHVSNLSWTKRIKHPSEVLKKGEKVKAVVLGVEPENRRLSLGVKQLQPDVWDTFFAQHRVGDVIKGKVLRTAQFGAFVEIAEGVEGLCHVSEAVDDHGKQIDLQVGDEHEFKIVKMNQEEKKVGLSIKAIGEEATRAEVESYKESAGKGGGKSGKGGSSSSSSSNSGSTTLGDLLKWKQSESEDHENE; from the coding sequence ATGGCCGACCACGACCACAATTCCTTATCAACCGAGAGCACAGCCCTGAACACGACATTGGAACCAACCGCCCCCGAAGCCGCGGCCGAGACGCCGACTGAAGTATCCACCACGCCTGAGACCGTAGTTGCCGAGACTGCACCCGCAGAGACCGCACACGTCACAGACCCCATCCCCGCAGTGCCCGAGCCGGTTTCGCTCGAGGCGGCTGAGGAGCACGAGCCCGAGTACAGCGATGAAGATTTCGCAAAGGCGCTCGAGAGCTTTGACCGCGAGCAGGCAGCCGAGAAGGACGCTGCACAGTCGCTGACCGCCGAAGAGGTGGTGGTGACGGGTACGGTGGTGAAGATCACCGACAAGCACATGGTGGTGGACATCGGCCTGAAGTCCGAGGGACTGATTCCTCTGGACCAGGTGGTGGACCACACGGGCGCGCCGAAGTTTGCGGTGGGCGATTCGATCGAAGTTGTGGTCGAGCGTGAGGAGAGCGAGGGCGGCTATCTCGTAAGCCACGAGAAGGCCCTGCGCCATAAAGTTTGGGACAAGCTGGAAGAGGCTGCCAACACCAAGACCCCTGTGAAGGGCATGGTGGTGAGCCGCGTGAAGGGCGGCCTGACGGTCGACATCGGCATCAAGGCGTTCCTGCCGGGCTCGCAGGTTGAGGTCCGCCCGGTTCGCAATCTTGACGGCTATATCGGCACGGAGCTGGAAGTCCGTGTGATCAAGCTGAACAAGAAGCGCGGCAACGTGGTGATCTCGCGCAAGGAGATCCTCGAAGAAGAGCAGAACGCGAAGAAGGCTGTGACGCTCTCGACGCTTGAGGAAGGCTCGGTGTTCACCGGTGTGGTGAAGAACCTGACCGACTACGGCGCGTTTGTGGATATGGGCGGGCTGGACGGCCTGCTGCACATTACGGACATGAGCTGGGGCCGGCTGACGCACCCCCGCGATCTGGTGAACGTCGGCGACGAGATCCAGGTGAAGGTGCTGAAGTTCGACAAGGAAAAGCAGCGCGTGTCGCTGGGCTTCAAGCAGTTGACGCCTGACCCGTGGCTGGACGCGATCGAGCGCTACCCGGTGGGTGCGCAGGTGCGCGGCCGCGTGTTGAGCGTGACTGACTACGGCTCGTTCGTAGAGCTGGAGCAGGGCATTGAAGGCCTGGTCCACGTGAGCGAGATGACGTGGTCCAAGCGGATGAAGCACCCGAGCAAGATGGTGAAGCCGGGCGATGAGGTGGACACGATCATCCTGAGCGTGAACCCGACCGACCGCCGGATTTCGCTGGGCATGAAGCAGCTACAGGACAATCCGTGGGAGGCGCTGGAGGACAAGTACCCGGTGGGTGCTGTGATCGAGGGCCGCGTGCGGAACCTGACGGACTTCGGTGCGTTCATCGAGATCGAAGACGGCATCGATGGCCTGGTACACGTGTCGAACCTGAGCTGGACCAAGCGCATCAAGCATCCTTCGGAGGTCCTGAAGAAGGGCGAGAAGGTGAAGGCTGTCGTTCTGGGCGTTGAGCCGGAGAACCGCCGCCTGTCGCTGGGCGTGAAGCAACTGCAGCCGGATGTCTGGGACACGTTCTTTGCCCAGCACCGCGTGGGCGACGTCATCAAGGGCAAGGTGCTGCGCACGGCGCAGTTCGGAGCCTTCGTTGAGATCGCTGAGGGCGTTGAGGGCCTGTGCCATGTGTCCGAGGCTGTGGATGATCACGGTAAGCAGATCGATCTTCAGGTTGGCGATGAGCACGAGTTCAAGATCGTGAAGATGAACCAGGAAGAGAAGAAGGTCGGCCTGAGCATCAAGGCGATCGGCGAAGAGGCGACTCGCGCCGAGGTCGAGAGCTACAAAGAATCGGCTGGCAAGGGTGGGGGCAAGAGCGGCAAGGGCGGCTCGAGCTCTTCCTCAAGCTCCAACTCTGGTTCGACTACGCTGGGCGACTTGCTGAAGTGGAAGCAGAGCGAGAGCGAAGACCACGAAAACGAGTAA